A single Pseudodesulfovibrio aespoeensis Aspo-2 DNA region contains:
- a CDS encoding SulP family inorganic anion transporter, which yields MAIFSCGFCDYKRDVPDTLLGKKAKCPQCGRGGAVVDGDAQSQDVDGAAVPAAGPHGMDLDAIDVTDIADEVASDAASGDSQEDIICTGCGYAVSGGGRACPKCGRALKRPEALPEVSEEDIDVSDLAEEGAPQVWDADYPDASASGLSGVDDTGRSGGFRLLEGNLPLNVFAGLVSGILAFFFALALALLTCSQPGMQPFLPHVIAMSLVATAVGGVLFSLMSRIPFALAGPETVLAAALFLFVGSIYRSMAGLYPTDAMLPTILAAIVLASLSIGALLWLLGKLGAAEYVRFIPIQIIGGVVGGVGVFVLLGTFDWMGQFSLDWNNLFAAVRDCVQLFRPDQCLYSMGPSVAFGVILLIGLARFKNSLFMLAMVLAASAVGYAAGLWGGDLPISTLAITIPNLGDNIFPLPVEALRPGFGAIEWGVIKDNGLYIGGLAVLAVLTSMYRITNLELIHGRESDLNQEYRSLGLTNIVAGLCGGVPSSISYGRSAGNRAVGARGPVAGIVAGLLCAAGLYYADRIIPMIPRFVPEGILIYAGLDLIRDWLFRTRTAFTRRDDVLMLWVTFLTTLLLGLLAGIGVGVGLALMATVSRYSKGGAIRNVLSGVNHRSNVDRAPAQQRTLKEYGDHIHILRLQGFLFLGSMERLLKVIRDRLDTRDMLPVEYLVIDFKLVTGLASAAGIGFKKLRNLVEEYDLEMIITSAPLELEEHLSGMGYVGEDDSPFKVFFNLDFALEWCENRVLDSENMLTMKLLTLPELLAPVFPEPRYIPALMKVLKRVVADKGEAVFRQGDKSDSMYFVESGRLDVELELEGGKLLRLKKVGPGAVFGEMGIYTLAPRSATVRAAEKCVLYMMTIDKLNAVEKRAPVLVTAINRFLINMLSERLVDANKKVRDLMV from the coding sequence GTGGCAATTTTCAGTTGTGGGTTCTGCGATTACAAGCGGGATGTTCCCGACACGCTCCTTGGGAAAAAGGCGAAATGCCCCCAGTGCGGGCGCGGAGGAGCCGTGGTGGACGGCGATGCGCAGTCCCAGGATGTGGACGGGGCTGCCGTACCTGCTGCCGGGCCGCACGGGATGGACCTCGACGCCATCGATGTGACGGATATCGCTGACGAGGTGGCTTCGGACGCCGCCTCTGGCGACTCTCAGGAAGACATCATCTGCACTGGCTGCGGCTACGCGGTGTCAGGAGGTGGCCGGGCGTGTCCCAAGTGCGGTCGTGCCCTGAAGCGTCCCGAAGCGTTGCCCGAAGTGTCCGAGGAGGACATCGATGTCAGCGATCTGGCCGAGGAGGGCGCTCCTCAGGTGTGGGATGCCGATTATCCCGATGCATCCGCCAGTGGGCTGTCCGGGGTGGACGACACGGGAAGATCCGGCGGTTTCCGCCTGCTTGAGGGGAACTTGCCGCTCAACGTCTTTGCCGGACTGGTTTCCGGCATTCTGGCCTTTTTCTTCGCCCTGGCCCTGGCCCTGCTGACGTGTTCGCAGCCGGGCATGCAGCCGTTCCTGCCCCATGTCATCGCGATGTCGCTGGTGGCGACGGCGGTCGGCGGCGTGCTTTTCTCGCTCATGTCGCGGATTCCCTTTGCCCTGGCCGGGCCGGAGACCGTGCTTGCCGCCGCCCTGTTCCTCTTTGTCGGCTCGATCTACCGGAGCATGGCCGGGCTGTATCCGACCGACGCCATGCTGCCGACCATCCTGGCGGCCATCGTCCTGGCCTCCCTGAGCATCGGCGCCCTGCTGTGGCTGCTCGGCAAGCTCGGGGCTGCGGAGTATGTCCGCTTCATCCCCATACAGATCATCGGCGGCGTGGTCGGCGGAGTCGGCGTCTTTGTCCTGCTCGGCACCTTTGACTGGATGGGGCAATTCTCGCTCGACTGGAACAACCTTTTTGCCGCGGTCAGGGATTGCGTTCAGCTTTTCAGGCCCGACCAGTGCCTGTACTCCATGGGGCCGAGCGTGGCCTTTGGTGTGATCCTGCTGATCGGGCTGGCCCGATTCAAGAATTCGCTGTTCATGCTGGCCATGGTTCTGGCGGCCTCGGCGGTGGGATACGCCGCCGGCCTCTGGGGTGGCGACTTGCCCATCAGCACCCTCGCCATCACCATTCCCAATCTCGGCGACAACATTTTCCCCCTTCCGGTCGAGGCCTTGCGTCCAGGGTTTGGCGCCATCGAGTGGGGCGTGATCAAGGATAACGGCCTCTATATCGGGGGGCTGGCCGTCCTCGCGGTGCTCACCTCCATGTATCGGATCACCAACCTCGAACTCATCCATGGCCGCGAATCGGACCTCAACCAGGAGTACCGCTCCCTTGGCCTGACCAACATCGTGGCCGGACTGTGTGGCGGCGTGCCTTCGTCCATTTCCTACGGACGCAGCGCGGGTAACCGGGCTGTCGGGGCGCGCGGGCCCGTGGCCGGCATCGTGGCCGGGCTGCTGTGCGCGGCGGGATTGTACTATGCCGACCGCATCATCCCCATGATCCCCAGGTTCGTGCCCGAGGGCATCCTCATCTATGCCGGGCTCGACCTCATCCGCGACTGGCTCTTCAGGACGCGTACGGCATTCACTCGCCGCGACGACGTGCTCATGCTCTGGGTCACCTTCCTGACCACGCTTCTGCTCGGCCTGCTGGCGGGCATCGGCGTCGGGGTCGGGCTGGCCCTGATGGCCACGGTCAGCCGCTACAGCAAGGGCGGGGCCATCCGCAACGTTCTGTCCGGCGTCAACCATCGCAGCAACGTGGACCGCGCCCCGGCACAGCAGCGCACCCTCAAGGAATACGGCGACCACATCCACATCCTGCGCCTTCAGGGATTTCTTTTTCTTGGCTCCATGGAGCGGTTGCTCAAGGTCATCCGGGACCGGCTCGACACGCGCGACATGTTGCCCGTCGAATATCTGGTCATCGACTTCAAGCTGGTGACCGGGCTGGCCTCGGCTGCGGGCATCGGCTTCAAGAAGCTGCGCAACCTCGTGGAGGAGTATGACCTGGAGATGATCATCACCAGCGCGCCTCTGGAGCTTGAGGAGCATCTGTCCGGCATGGGCTATGTGGGCGAGGACGATTCGCCGTTCAAGGTCTTTTTCAACCTCGATTTCGCCCTGGAATGGTGCGAGAACCGGGTGCTCGACTCCGAGAACATGCTGACCATGAAGCTGTTGACCCTGCCTGAACTGCTGGCACCGGTCTTTCCCGAGCCGAGGTACATCCCGGCCCTGATGAAGGTGCTCAAGCGGGTGGTGGCGGACAAGGGCGAGGCCGTCTTTCGCCAGGGTGACAAATCGGATTCCATGTATTTTGTGGAGTCGGGCAGGCTGGACGTGGAACTGGAACTGGAGGGCGGCAAGCTGCTCAGGCTCAAGAAGGTCGGCCCTGGCGCCGTCTTCGGCGAGATGGGCATCTACACCCTGGCCCCGCGCTCGGCCACTGTCCGGGCGGCGGAGAAGTGCGTGCTCTACATGATGACCATTGACAAGCTCAACGCCGTGGAAAAGCGCGCGCCGGTGCTGGTCACGGCCATCAACCGGTTTCTCATCAACATGCTCTCCGAGCGGCTGGTGGACGCCAACAAGAAGGTGCGCGACCTGATGGTCTAG